The genomic stretch ttcttcctatcatcgtccaggagtcttcgtttttgctgcttcagggggaagctcttgtcaatgttaagtgcatgactTATCACATtcagacttattcctaccatgtctgaatgtgaccatgcgaaaacatcctggttctcactcaagaagaaaattaattgctactttgttttttctgaaaggtttttccccaccttcacagtttttgggggatcaacttcttcgagctcctctagcgACTCGAGTTCAaccctttcttctattcttggatcgatctcttcgtctattTCGAAGAATGTCGCATCCTTATTCTGAATCAaaacaagtgtttgtgcacttgtttgctttTTCCCTCTAACGGAAAAGCTGTAGCATTACCTCCCTGCAATCTGGTCTCCTTTaagagtcccgatgccactagaagtcgggaacttgatggctagGGATGTAAACGGGGTGGGGCAGGGTCGGGGATGGCTCCCCCATCCCCGCCCCGTCTCGGGGTCGGGGCCCTATCGGGTACCCgtttaataaaaatgtttaattttttttctaaaattaataaaataaattaaaataattaatactttttaatataaaataattaaaaaacaataaattataccattaatatatatatattttctataaatcattatattatatatttttaataatatctatattaaaaatataaattacaatGTAAACGGGGCAGGTTCGGGACGGGGGTCATGTTCCCCGCCCCCGCCCCATTAGGGGCGGGTCCCCACGGGGACCTACCCTATGGGTTAAATTGACATCCCtattgatggccagatgcctaacgGACGAAACTTCCCCCAACCCTactagggtgggtctcccgagcagtacgttataGGCCGATGGGAGATCCACCACGACGAATTCCaccatcttggttaccgagactgggtagtctcccaaggttacagggagttcaatggatcccatacaggctttgtagaggatatttaccaagctcccattatcaattaggactcggtgtaccctcttgttcgcgagctgaagggtaatgaccagggggtcattatggtgGAACTAGACATGAGACGCATCCTCTTCAgtaaaggttatgggttgtgtttcaaccctttgttgtttcggagctctaggttcgggttcgtagggagagcCGTCACCAATTtttaactcattgacatatcttttATGGGCATTCTTGCCCGAGCCTGTGATGTGAggtccccctgagatggttatcacatcctctccatcaatctgagggggtcgctcatcctcccgagGTCGAGTGTTATTGTTTTGGGTAGGTAGTGCAACTACTACCCTTTGACTGGTGGAAGCCTGGTTGGGATTTcggtttcttacatattgcccaaaatatcccctcgagatcaatccttcgatcttaTCTTTCAACTGCCGACACTCATCGGTTGCATGTCCGATGTCTCggtggaatctgcagtactttttggagtctctttttgccttttggttcctcatgggatcaggtcgtctgaaagagacttggttttcattagccaggtagatattctcccgagactcattgagctcagtatacactttgtatacgaagaggtatctttcccctttcttcttcatTCCCCCatccgcctcggggttattcccttcatttttctttctcttagcgtaattgtgaaaaaaaatacttgaaaaaaaagagaaacctaaatcttgtcctttcaccataagcaatttttgtttaaaggaaatttgaacaaaattcccaattcgcctctactaattaacctcggggagttattagtagtgtgcgagtaagtagaatcaaataggcctggggacaagtaaaccataaaaattatattgttgtgagatctctaaaaaaaattctaagtatgctctgtggttgtggttttaactgatcttccacatcagaaaattatttgtttgagattatctctGTTGCTTTGTTTGTGAAAATTGAATGTATCATTGTGGACGTAACTCTAAAAAttgattagtaaaaagacgtttatctttgtttgaaattgaaagtgtgagtaaaaatttgagcatcatggaaccaattgctaatcctgttgatgaaaatgttgtgcttgaaaaaactttgcttgaatattttgcacctatttcatctaatgctccttcatgcattgtttttcctataacttctgctactcattttgagattaaaccatcaatcattcaattgttgccatctttttatgggttagatagagatgatccttacatgcatgtcaaagatttcttagaaatttgctcaacattaaAATTCCAAAActtttctgatgagtcggtcaaactaagattgttccctttttcattaaaatacaaatcaaaagcttggttaaatttcCTTCCCAcagggtctataactacatgggatcaactttataataaattcttgctaaatttttttcctatgtctaaaactgatagtctaaggagagaaatctccgagttttttcaaaaagataatgaagagttttatgaatgttgggaaagatttaaagatttattattaaaatgtcctcatcatggttttgaaaaatggagacttgtaaaatatttttatgatagtttgactccctctaatcgtcaaatgattcaatctatgcatactggaatttttttaaaatttcaaggacaagaggcttgggatgcccttgaagatttatctgtcaattcacaacaatggaattattttgatcctaggtctaggtcaactaattcaccaaaaagaggaggaaggtatgaagtaaaagatgaattagacttaagaacatccttagacaagttagcgagaaaagtagaagctttagccataagacaaactataaattctccaatacaaccaagaaaagatgtttgttctatatgttctagtccttgcagtaatgcccaatcatgtcattcctaccaagaagccttttctgaggaggccaatgcagttcatgcttatgggaaaccaaatgatagcccattttcatccacccacaatccaaattggagaaaccatccgaacttttcatggagacaaaaccaacctcaaatgaatcaagggccaatacaacacgcaaaaacaaactcatgccccacaaaatcaaccatatcctcaacaaaggaaacatttcttagaaagataattcacaacaatttatgcaatccactcaacaaatcctacaaaatcaatctcaatcaattaccaaactcgagacacaagtaggacaactcgccacggctttagctgatagagaaaaaggaacattccctagtcaacctatccctaatccaaaaggtaaatatgagataggaaagtctagtcataatggagaagtcaaatcaatttcaactcttaggtccggaaagaacattgtcaaacccgattacatacccgaggttgaaaaagaaaaagaaaaagaaaaagaaaagagtcagccttctagttctaatgcaaatgactcttcaaacaaggaaactccaatccatcctttcattccaaaagccccattcccacaaagattacttccaattaaaaaaggtggccaatataatgacatcttagaagtttttaaacaagttagtatcaatatccctttctaagatgccattaaacaaattcctacCTACTCTAAaattttaaaggatctttgtactgttaaaagaaacactaatgttcctaaaaaggcgtttttaactaaacaagctagttccattattcaatataagagtcttgttaaatataaagatcttgggtgtcccacaatttcatgcattattggtgataaTTTTAATAAcaaggctttacttgatttgggtgctagtgtgaatttattgccttattctgtttataagcaacttggtcttggtgaactaaaacctacttctataactcttcaattagccgatcgttccgtgaaaattcctagaggaattatagaggatgttttaatctaagttgataaattttattttcctgctgacttcattgttcttgatacttaacctgtggaaaatgtgcatgctcaaattcctatcattttaggtagaccattatTATCTACATCCAATGCAATCATTAATTGTCGTAATGGTATTTTGAAATTATcatttggaaatatgactgttgaattgaatgtttttaatgttgctaaatctgttgagtgtgaggaagtgcatgaagttaacatgatagatagtatttgtgaagaggatggaaatgacttacttgacttttttgaaaaatactttggtatgaacttgcatgttgatgactctaatgatgatgtgaattctgtGCTAGaatctatacccttaaatgaaaccaaagttgaacttTTTTTACCCTTAGAGCacgttcaatcaatttctgagtctccaaagttagaccttaaacctttgccagaaaatttaaaataaacttttctaggagagtctgaaaccttacctgttatcatagcatccactttagataaagaacaagaagataaattgttagatgtctttagaaaacataaagaggccataggttggaccattggagacattaaaggaattagcccatacatatgtatgcatagaatccatctagaagagaatgctaaaacctctcgggaatgtcaaagaaggctaaatccaaatatgaaagaagtagttagagaagaggtcataaaattattagacgtaggtatcatttaccaaatttctgatagtcaatgggtttgcccagttcaagttgtgcctaagaattctgggttcacagttgttgaaaatgagaaaaatgaattaatccttactagagtacaaacggggtggagagtgtgaatagactatagaaagctgaataatgttgctagaaaagaccattttccattaccctttattgatcaaatgcttgaacgtttagctggccatgcatatttttgttttcttgatgggtattcgggatataaccaaatccccattgccccagaagatcaaggaAATACTACATTTACATGCCTTTTTGGGACTTTttcctatcgtcgcatgccttttggattatgcaacGCACCTGGGACTTtgcaaaggtgtatgatttcaattttttctgacatggttaaaagatttcttgaagtgtttatgaatgatttttctgtgtttggttcttcctttgatgaatgtttgcaccatctttcacttgttttgattcgttgcaaagagaaaaaccttgtgcttagctgggaaaaatgtcattttatggttaaaaagagaattgttttaggtcatgtaatctcatctgagggaatagaagttgataaagcaaaatttgatcttatttcaaaacttcccccacctaaaactatgaaagaaattagatcattcctaGGCCATGTCGGTTTCTATAGacgatttataaaagactttagcaaaatttctcagcctttatgccatttactaggaaaagaaaatgcttttgtctttaatAATGATTTCCATGTTGCCTTTGTAAATttgaaaaatttgttgactactgcacccattattcgaccccctgacttgaaaataccttttgaaataatgtgtgatgcttctgattatgctataggtgctgtcttaggacaaagacttgaaaaaatacctcatgtaatttactatgctagcaaaactttaaatgatgctcaattaaattattccacaaccgaaaaataattgcttgctgttgtttttgcattggagaaatttaaaTCTTATTTGTTAGGGTATAACATATCGTCTATTCtaatcatgctgcattaaaatatctcttgtcgaaaaaagatggtaagtctcgtttgatccgttggatcctacttttacaagaattcaacttagaaatacgtgataaaaagggatctgaaaatgttgttgctgatcatttatctagactagttgttgaaactatacatgactccactcctatcactgaaatttttcctgatgaacaattgatgcatgtttcttcattgccttggtatgctgatattgttaattatttggtcactaaagatataccatctcattggtctaagcatgataaatctaaattttattctgaggtgaaaaactttatttgggatgatccctACTTATTTTAATACTGccttgatcaaataattagaagatgcattccaaattgtgaccaatcaaaaatcatatcttttaaaacaaaaatagtttTTCCCGCCTCCTAGCTTTTTGCAGCTCTCTCGTGGGCTGGTGCCATGGCGAAAACAAGAGCAAAGATGTAGGGGAAGCTGAAAGGTTCtgctaagaagaagaagaaaagaggtccTAATTCCATTGCGGATGTGAAAAAAACTAAATCTATGGAAGAGGTTTTAGGAATCGAGCCTCTTGAGTTCACAGACGATGATGAAGGTGCGGAGGAACATTGTGATGATCCTGGCTTACAGGATGTATTTCAGGCACCTTTGTCCCCGAAGTCATCTCTGAAAGTAATTCAACAGCAAGATGATATTCGCTCTGATTTTGTTGCCTTCCTAGAAGCTACTCAGAAATGTTCGACTGCTCTATCAAAAGGTCTTTCTACTACACCTCCAGTACTCAGATCTGGGAGTGTGGTTAGGAATCTGGAAACATCTTTTCCGAAATCAGAACAGGCTAACAAGATTAAAATCACTATGGAAGATATTGAAGAGGAGATTTCTTACTGGAATTCTTCGATCGTATGTTATGTACTGGGAGCCAATTCGCCTCTCTCTGTTCTAGAAGGTTTTGCAAGGCGTTTATGGAAAGACAAAGTGGATAAGGTGGGTATGCTTTCATATGGCATTTTCTTGATTAGATTTGATTGCATTGAAGATAGAGATGCTATACTCACGGGGGGATACATCTTCTTTAATAAGAGGCCTGTTATTATGAAGGCTTAGGATCCGAATACTAATTTCAAGAAAGAAGATATTCGAACAGTTCCAATTTGGGTTCAGCTGGATGATCTAGAATTGAAATACTGGGGTCAAAAGTCTCTTTTCAAGATTTTAGGCCAAGTGGGGAAGCCATTGATGGTTGATGCGGTTACAAAAGAGAGAGATAAACTCAGTTACCCTCGTGTTCTTATTGAAGTTTGTCTTCAACAGGATTTTCCAAGTTGTATTGAATTTGAGGATGAATTTTGTTTTAATGTCACTGAAGGAGTTACGTATGAATGGAAACCGATCATGTGTGGTCATTGCAAGGGTATGGGGCATGCTACTAATGATTGTAGAAGAAAAGAGGGCAGGAAGCAACAATGGATAGTTAAAGAAGAGATTAAGAAGCCAGAGAGGGAAAAAAAGACAGAGGCAGTTAAATCTACTGTTGATGAGTTTCAGTCTATTACAAAAGGGTGGAGGGTCAAAGCCAAAGAATCTATGGCTTGCCCTTCCACTATGAATTCTTTCCAGGCTTTATCAGATCCTAGCGCCTCAACAAGTGCCGTGACTGGGGAGAACCAGAATGAATCCACAACTCAAGAAGATCTAAAGCTAACTGTGGAGGAATTGGAGAATacaggaggggggggggggggggagcctCCTCTTTCCATAAGCAAAATGCAGTAAGGCAATTTATTGTCAACCAGAAAGCTGGTTTAGTTGGTCTTCTTGAGACGAGAGTTAAGGCTCCGAAGCTTGGAGCCTTGTATGTACATATGTTCTCAGGTTGGTGCTTCACAACTAACAGTGCGTGGCACAAAGGAGGAAGAATTATAGTTGCTTGGAATCCTTTGAGATTCAATGTAAGTATACTCAGCTGCTCAAATCAGCTTATTCACTTGTTTGTTGCTACTGTGGATAATAAACATAGATTTTTCACTACATTTGTATATGGATTTAATGATGAAGAgggaaggaaaagtttgtggaAAAGTTTACAGGAATTGGCTAGAGCAGAACCCTGGGTAGTGCTTGGGGACTTTAATGATATCCTGAACAGAGATGAAAGAATTGGTGATAGAGTTAGACACAACTCTAATAATGATTTCATGAATTGTGTCTCTTATTGCCAACTGGAAGATGTTAAATTCAGTGGGAATTTCTTTACTTGGAGTAATAAGCAACAGGGATCAGATAGAATCTACTCCAAGATTGATAGAGTTTTGGCAAATCAAGCATGGGTGGATAGCTTTACAATTGCTGAAGCTATTTTTCTGAATGAAGGTATTTTTGATCACACTCCAGCAATTTTAACTGTGCATTCTGATATTCCTAGTGGTAAGAATCCGTTCAAGTATTTTCGGATGTGGTCTTCACATCCTCAATACCACCAAGAAGTGAGTAGGGTGTGGCATCAGACTGTTAAAGGGACTAAAATGTTCCAAGTTGTGACTAAGCTTAAAGACCTTAAGGCTATCTTTAAAGACCTGAACAAGTTGGGTTTTTCAGCGATTCATATGGCAGATTTGCAAGCTAGAGAGAAGCTTAATGAATGCCAGAACAAGCTGCATAGAGACCCTTTGAATGTGGATCTGCAGTATCAGGAGTTGGAAGCTAGAAGGCATTATGCTGGGGTGCATAAAGATTACTGCTCATTCTTATCCCAAAAGTCTAAGGTTACCTGGGTAAAAGAAGGTGACAAAAATTCTGCTATTTTTCACTCCAGTATCAAGGAAAGAAGATGTCAAAACAGGATATATTCTATTACCAATGCAGAAGGGAACAGAGTGGAGGATCCTGTTGGTGTTACTGAAGCATTTCTATCCTATTATCAGTCTTTATTGGGCACTCAAATGGAGAATAGACAGCCAGTTAAAACTTCAATAAGGGCTCAAGGACCTGTGATTTCTAGACAGCAGGCAGATCTGTTGTTAGCCGATTTTTCTAAAGATGACATTAAAAATGCTGTGTTTAGCATTCCTGGCATCAAAGCTCCAGGTCCTGATGGATATTGCAGCTATTTCTTTTAGGACAATTGGGAGTTGGTTGGAAATGAAATATTTGAAGCAATAACATCTTTCCTGCATACAGGGCACTTGCTAAAAGAGCTTAACTCTACAGTTATTACCCTTATTCCTAAGTGCAAATGTCCTAATACTGTAAGTGATTATCgccccatagcttgctgcaatgTCTTATACAAAGTAGCTACAAAGCTGATTTGCAGTAGACTTAAAGTCATTCTTCCAGATCTTGTGGCTCAAaatcagggggggggggggggttcattAAAGGCAGGTTCATCGCTCATAATATTATGATCTGTCAGGATCTAATAAGGCATTATGGAAGCAAATCAATTAGACCCAATTGCATGATAAAGCTAGATTTACAAAAGGCTTATGATACTATGGAATGGGGATTCTTAGAGGAGATGTTACATGCTTTTCAATTCCCTGCTAAATTCATTAATCTCATAATGAATTGCGTAACCACACCTAGGTACTCCTTAATGTTTAATGGATCTATGCATGGATTCTTTGTAGCAAAGAGAGGCTTGAGACAAGGGGATCCAATGTCTCCCTTACTTTTTGTTCTTGGGATGGAATACTTTAGCAGAATTATGCA from Humulus lupulus chromosome 5, drHumLupu1.1, whole genome shotgun sequence encodes the following:
- the LOC133779692 gene encoding uncharacterized protein LOC133779692, which encodes MEEVLGIEPLEFTDDDEGAEEHCDDPGLQDVFQAPLSPKSSLKVIQQQDDIRSDFVAFLEATQKCSTALSKGLSTTPPVLRSGSVVRNLETSFPKSEQANKIKITMEDIEEEISYWNSSIVCYVLGANSPLSVLEGFARRLWKDKVDKDPNTNFKKEDIRTVPIWVQLDDLELKYWGQKSLFKILGQVGKPLMVDAVTKERDKLSYPRVLIEVCLQQDFPSCIEFEDEFCFNVTEGVTYEWKPIMCGHCKGMGHATNDCRRKEGRKQQWIVKEEIKKPEREKKTEAVKSTVDEFQSITKGWRVKAKESMACPSTMNSFQALSDPSASTSAVTGENQNESTTQEDLKLTKAGLVGLLETRVKAPKLGALYVHMFSGWCFTTNSAWHKGGRIIVAWNPLRFNVSILSCSNQLIHLFVATVDNKHRFFTTFVYGFNDEEGRKSLWKSLQELARAEPWVVLGDFNDILNRDERIGDRVRHNSNNDFMNCVSYCQLEDVKFSGNFFTWSNKQQGSDRIYSKIDRVLANQAWVDSFTIAEAIFLNEGIFDHTPAILTVHSDIPSGKNPFKYFRMWSSHPQYHQEVSRVWHQTVKGTKMFQVVTKLKDLKAIFKDLNKLGFSAIHMADLQAREKLNECQNKLHRDPLNVDLQYQELEARRHYAGVHKDYCSFLSQKSKVTWVKEGDKNSAIFHSSIKERRCQNRIYSITNAEGNRVEDPVGVTEAFLSYYQSLLGTQMENRQPVKTSIRAQGPVISRQQADLLLADFSKDDIKNAVFSIPGIKAPGHLLKELNSTVITLIPKCKCPNTDLIRHYGSKSIRPNCMIKLDLQKAYDTMEWGFLEEMLHAFQFPAKFINLIMNCVTTPRYSLMFNGSMHGFFVAKRGLRQGDPMSPLLFVLGMEYFSRIMQKVGEKEDFQFHERCSDLKLNHLSFANDVLLFCKGYFKSIYLMLQGLKFLSNSSGLNSNIKKTAIYCSGMSEEEIRRVLDVSGFSRNDISFKYLGIPICAKRISAAECKILVEKMTTRIKTWSSRNLSFAGRSVLINSVLLSIHAYWSQIMILPKKLVSEIESICRSFLWKGQSNMIGSGSVAWKKLCKPKKAGGIGFMSI